One genomic region from Desulfovibrio sp. Huiquan2017 encodes:
- a CDS encoding NYN domain-containing protein codes for MSSPNVYLFWDNSNIFISAKHVAARQEGLNAENFVRIHFENLYRLAIANRPVAKAIAVGSIPREHEKLWQSLKRDTGIEIELYERGSISGGEQGVDQCLQTHMLRAIADEQSPQIAVLLTGDGKGYDDGVGFHADLERMHKNQWGIEVVSWELSCKRTLREWASSIGEFVRLEDYYNAVTFLEGTRYSTPLNLVRRKCAHITEIKRERAPEQELIALKKQIKKLKYGQKINNKASRSNKKKRKRGF; via the coding sequence ATGTCGAGTCCTAACGTATACCTCTTCTGGGATAATTCTAATATTTTCATTTCGGCAAAACATGTTGCGGCAAGACAAGAGGGCCTTAACGCTGAAAACTTCGTCAGAATCCATTTTGAAAATCTCTACCGACTTGCAATTGCGAATAGACCTGTTGCTAAAGCAATTGCCGTAGGCTCAATTCCCCGAGAACATGAAAAATTATGGCAGAGTCTCAAAAGAGACACCGGTATTGAGATTGAGTTATATGAGCGAGGAAGTATAAGTGGAGGAGAGCAAGGAGTTGATCAATGTCTACAAACTCATATGCTACGAGCCATAGCAGATGAACAATCCCCACAGATTGCTGTATTATTAACCGGTGATGGGAAGGGCTATGACGATGGCGTCGGATTTCATGCCGATCTCGAAAGAATGCATAAAAATCAATGGGGAATCGAAGTAGTATCTTGGGAATTATCGTGCAAAAGGACTCTTAGAGAGTGGGCATCGAGTATTGGTGAATTCGTCAGGCTAGAAGACTACTACAACGCAGTAACATTTCTTGAAGGGACAAGATATTCGACCCCTTTGAATCTCGTCCGTAGGAAATGTGCGCATATAACAGAAATTAAAAGAGAACGAGCTCCTGAGCAAGAACTCATCGCACTAAAAAAACAAATTAAAAAGCTAAAATACGGCCAAAAAATAAACAACAAAGCCTCTCGCTCAAACAAGAAAAAAAGGAAGAGGGGCTTCTAA